In the Apteryx mantelli isolate bAptMan1 chromosome 13, bAptMan1.hap1, whole genome shotgun sequence genome, one interval contains:
- the LOC106482681 gene encoding rho-related GTP-binding protein RhoG-like encodes MQTIKCVVVGDGAVGKTCLLISYTTNAFPEEYIPTVFDNYSAQMTVDGRTVSLNLWDTAGQEEYDRLRTLSYPQTNVFVICFSIGSPSSYANVRHKWHPEVSHHCPNVPILLVGTKRDLRNDLETVKKLKEQSLAPTTPQQGTSLAKQIGAVKYLECSALNQEGVREVFAEAVRAVLYPVTKKNTRKCVLL; translated from the coding sequence ATGCAGACCATAAAGTGCGTAGTTGTTGGAGATGGCGCTGTGGGAAAAACTTGTCTTCTCATCAGCTATACCACCAATGCCTTCCCAGAAGAGTACATCCCTACTGTGTTTGACAACTACAGTGCCCAAATGACTGTCGATGGCCGGACGGTTAGCCTGAATCTCTGGGACACTGCGGGCCAGGAGGAATACGACCGCCTGCGCACGCTATCCTATCCTCAAACCAATGTATTTGTCATCTGTTTTTCCATTGGCAGCCCCTCTTCGTATGCAAATGTGAGGCACAAATGGCATCCTGAAGTTTCTCACCACTGTCCTAATGTTCCCATTCTTTTAGTGGGCACCAAGAGAGACTTGAGAAATGACCTGGAAACAGTTAAAAAATTGAAAGAGCAAAGCTTGGCTCCCACTACCCCGCAACAGGGGACTTCACTGGCTAAACAAATTGGAGCAGTCAAATATTTGGAGTGCTCAGCGTTGAATCAGGAGGGTGTTCGGGAGGTGTTTGCTGAAGCTGTGCGTGCAGTTCTGTATCCTGTGACAAAGAAGAACACAAGAAAATGTGTCTTATTGTAG